The following is a genomic window from Halopelagius inordinatus.
TCATCCAGGGGACGTTCGAGACGCTGGCCGAGGCGGCCCGTCAACACTTCCCCGACAGGGAGGGCCTCGAAGGGACGATTACGGTCACCGCCGGTCTCGGTGGGATGGGCGGGGCCCAACCGCTCGCGGTGACGATGAACCGCGGCGTGTGTATCGCTGCCGAGGTCGACGAACACCGGATCGACAGGCGAATCGAGACGGACTACTGCATGGAGAAGACGGACGACATCGACGAGGCGATCGAACTCGCCGAGGACGCCGCGGCCGACGGTGAGCCGCTTTCCATCGCGCTTCACACGAACGCCGCCGAGATGTTCGAGGGAATGCTCGAACGCGACTTCGTCCCGGACATCGTCACCGACCAGACGAGCGCACACGACGAACTAGAAGGCTACTACCCGGCGGGACACACCGTCGAAGAGGCCGACGCGCTACGCGAGGCCGACCCCGACCGGTACGTCGAAGAGAGTCTCGATACGATGCAACGTCACGTCGAGGGCCTCCTCGAAATGCAAGAGCGCGGTTCGGTCGCCTTCGAGTACGGGAACAACATCCGCGGACAGGTCGAAGAGCACCGAGGAGTGGAGAACGCGTTCGACTTCCCGGGGTTCGTCCCGGCGTACATTCGGCCCCTGTTCTGCCGGGGGAAGGGTCCCTTCCGCTGGGTCGCGCTCTCGGGAGACGAAGCGGACATCCACCGGACCGACGCCGCCGTCAAGGAACTGTTCCCGGACAAAGAGCAACTGCACCGCTGGATAGACCTCGCACAGGAACGAGTCTCGTTTCAGGGGCTCCCCAGTCGCGTCTGCTGGCTCGGATACCAGAGCGACGACGGGCTGACGGAGCGTGCGCGATTCGCGCTCCGAATCAACGAACTCGTCGCCGACGGCGAGATTTCGGCGCCGGTCGTCGTCACGCGCGATCACCTCGACGCCGGGAGCGTCGCCAGCCCGAACCGGGAAACCGAGGCGATGAAAGACGGGTCGGACGCCGTCGCGGATTGGCCCATCCTCAACGCCCTGCTCAACTGTGCCGCCGGCGCCGACATCGTCAGCGTCCACGACGGCGGCGGCGTCGGCATCGGGAACTCCCTACACACCAACAACCACGTCGTCCTCGACGGCTCCGACCTCGCCGCCGAGAAAGCCCGCCGCGTGTTCACGACCGACCCCGGAATGGGCGTCATCCGGCACGCAGACGCCGGGTACGACGAAGCGCTCGACGAAGCAACGACCTCGAACGTTCACGTTCCGATGCGAGAGGACCGATGAGCCATCTCACTGCACCACCGGATTGGTCGGGGCCGTCGTCGGACCCCGCAGACGAGCAGTTCGGCGACGTCGTCAACGCGACTGACCTCGACGCTGCCGACGCGTTCGACGCGGTCATCGTCGGCGAACCGTACGACGGTGCGGTCATCTCCCGGCGCGGCGCGGCCGAGGGTCCCGACGCCCTCAGAGACGCGCTGGCGGGCGTCAAGACCCACCACTTCGAGACGGACGCGGTCGATAGCGTCGCCGACCTCGGCGATATCGACCTCCCCGCGGGGTCGGTCGCCGAGGTACAGGAGGCGGTTCGGGAGGTCACCGAATCGGTTCACGCGCTCGACGCGCTTCCGGTCTTTCTCGGCGGTGACAACTCGCTGACCGTCCCGAACGTCGCTCCGCTCTTGGACGATTCGAGCGTCGGCGTCCTCAACGTCGACGCTCACCTCGACGTCCGTGAAGTCAGAGACGGGCCGACCAGCGGGACGCCCTACCGCCAGTTGCACGAGGCCGGACTCGATAGCTACGCCTGTCTCGGCGCCCGACACTTCGAGACGAGTACGACCTATCACGACTACGTGCGCGACCGCGGCGGCACGGTCGTGACCGCCGAGGAGGTCGCGGAGAACCTTCCGAAGGCCGTCGACCGGGCTCTCTCCGGGTTCGACGACGTCGACCGCATCTACTGCAGCGTCGATATCGACGTTCTCGATGCGGTGTATGGCGGTTCGAGCGCGCCGACGCCGGGAGGGCTGTTGCCGCGCGAACTGTTCCGACTCGTCCGTCTCCTCGCGGACGACGAGCGAATCGCGGGCTTCGAACTGGTCGAGTGTGCGCCGCCGCTCGATACCGACGGGCGAACCGTCGATGCCGCAGCGCGTACCGTGGCGCACTTTCTCTCGGGGTGGTCGGCGTGACCGACCTCGTCGTCCACGACGCCTCACAGGTCGCGACCCCGACCGACGACAGCGAGTTGGTGGTGATCGAAGACGGTGCCGTGGCGATAGACGACGGTGTCGTCACCGCAGTCGGACCGACCGAGGAGGTCACGCGCGACCATCCTCCGGAAAACGCGACGGACGCCGTCGACGCCACCGGAAAGACGGTGCTGCCGGGGTTCGTCGACCCGCACACGCACGCCGTGTTCGCCGGTGACCGCGCCGACGAGTTCAGCGCGAAACTCGACGGAGCGGACTACCAAGACATCCTCGCGGAGGGCGGGGGTATCTTACGAACGGTTCGGGCGACGCGCGATGCGTCCCGCACCCGCCTCGTCGAGAACCTCCTCGCGCAGTTCGACGTCATGCTCGCTCACGGGACGACGACGGTGGAGGTGAAGTCGGGCTACGGACTCGATGCCGAGACGGAAGTGAAGATGCTCGAAGCGATCGACGAGGCGGCCGGTCGGCATCCGATCGATGTGGTGCCGACGTTCATGGGCGCTCACGCCGTGCCCGAAGACACGAGCGCCGACGAGTACGTCGACCGAGTCGTCGACGAGCAGGTACCCGTCGTGGCGGAGAACGACCTCGCCGAGTTCTGCGACGTCTTCTGCGAGGAGGGCGTCTTTTCGGTCGAGCAGTCTCGCCGCGTCCTCGAAGCCGGGACGGAACACGGACTGAAGCCGAAGATTCACGCCGACGAGTTCGAGCGACTCGGCGGGGCGCAGTTGGCCGCCGACGTCGGGGCCACGAGCGCGGACCACCTGCTTCAGTCGACCGAGGCGGACGTCGAGGCGCTCGGCGACGCGGGCGTGACACCCGTTCTCCTCCCGGGAACCGCGTTCACGCTCGCGACCGACTACGCCGACGCGTCTGCCTTCGAGGCGGCGGACGTTCCGGTCGCGATAGCGACCGACTTCAACCCGAACTGCTACTCACAGAGCATGGAGTTCGCCATCGACCTCGCCTGCAACGGTATGCGCATGACACCCGCGTCGGCCGTCCGTAGCGCGACGGTCACCGCTGCGAACGCCATCGACCGGACGGACGGCACGGGGACCCTTCGAGAGGGAGCGCTCGGCGACTTGGTGGTCGCCGACGTGCCGGACTACGAGCACCTCCCGTACAACTTCGGTGTGCAGAACGTCCAGACGGTCGTAAAGCGCGGGGAGGTGGTCCGCCGTGACTGACGAACCGGTCGTCGTAGACGGGGAGTCTCTCACGCCGGGCGCCGTAGAGCGGGTCGCACGGCGCGGCGCTTCCGTTCGAGTCTCGGAGGACGCTCGCGAGCGCGTTCGCGAGTCGCGCGAGCGCATCGTCGACATCGTCGAGTCCGGGGAAGCCGTCTACGGTGTGAACACGGGGTTCGGTGAACTCGTCCAAGAGCGGATACCCGAGGAGGACATCGAAACGCTCCAGCAGAACCTCGTGCGGAGTCACGCCGCCGGGACGGGCAGCGAACTCGCCTCCGAAGCGGTCCGAGCGATGCTTCTCACTCGACTCAACGCGCTGGTGAAAGGCTACAGCGGCGTCCGAGAACGAATCGTCGACGTCCTCGTGGAGATGATAAACGAGGCTGTCCACCCCGTGGTGAAAGCGAAGGGGAGTCTCGGTGCGAGCGGAGATCTCGCCCCTCTCGCGCACCTCGCGCTTGTCGTCACCGGCGAGGGCGAGGCGACCGTGGACGGCGAGCGGCTTCCGGGCGCTGAGGCGCTGCAGCGGAAGGACATCGAACCGGTAACGCTCCGTGCGAAGGAGGGATTGGGGCTCATCAACGGTACTCAGTTGACCGTCGGGTTGGCCTCGCTTGTCGTCTGTGATGCCGAGCGTGCGATGCGTGCGGCGGACGTCGCCGGTGCGATGACGACGGAAGCGACGATGAGCACGACTGCCAGTTCGCATCCCAGTATCCACAGCGTTCGCCCGCATCCGGGGCAGACCGAGAGCGCGGAGAACGTTCGCCGACTCACCCGTGATTCGGAGATAGTCGAGTCGCATCGCAACTGTGACCGCGTGCAGGACGCGTACTCGCTGCGCTGTCTGCCGCAGGTGCACGGCGCGGTTCGGGACTCGATCCGACACCTCCGCGAGGCCGTCGAGACGGAACTCAACAGCGCGACGGACAATCCGCTCGTGTTCCCCGCCGAAGAGGCGGACGACCGCGCGAGCGGAACCGACCGGGCCGCCGTTCTCTCGGGCGGGAACTTCCACGGACAACCGCTAGCCCTGCGATTGGATTACGTCACGAGCGGTCTCGCGGAACTCGCGTCTATCTCGGAACGCCGGATGGACCGAATGCTGAACCCGAACGTGCAAGAAGAGCATCTGCCCCCGTTCTTGATCGAGGGGAGCGGTCTTCGATCGGGATACATGATCGCTCAGTACACGGCCGCAGACCTCGTGAGCACGAACCGTTCGCAGGGGCGGCCGTCCACGGACAACATCCCCGTCAGCGGGAACCAAGAAGACCACGTCAGTATGAGCGCACAGAGCGCCTACGCCGCGAGAGAGACCGTCGAATCGACGCTCCGCGTCGTGGGTATCGAACTGGCCTGTGCGGCTCAGGCGCTCGATTTCGTGGAGGACTGCAGCCCCGGCGTCGGGACCGACGCGGCCTATCGGGCCGTCCGCGAACGCGTCCCTCACCTCGACGAAGACCGACCGATCCACCGAGATATCGACGCCGTGCTTTCGCTCCTTCGCTCCGATACGTTGCTCGACGCCGTCGAGGCGGCACTCGACGAACCGTTGACGTAGGGGCGAACGCCCGTTCGGGCCTTCGGTAACCCGACAAACTCGACCACGCAGTCGGGCTGTACGGACCGACCCCGACTCCGTGAGTGCTCGTCGAATCCGATTACTTCCGAACGCTCAACGCCCTCGCGGTTCGCGTCCGGACGACAGATATATCTGTACATTTTTAAATATCCGACGCACAGAATCACCGGAACCCGACGTACCGTGGTCTCTCTGTGCGAAGGAACTGTAGAAACCGAGATACCGTGCTGGATACACTGTGAGGATTCAACAGCACGATTTTCGAACCGAACGTCCCTTCGAAATCCACGCACACCGAGGCTAGCATTTAAATCCCTGTCCAAATGGAAACCTTTTCTATTTGCAGCTATCTATGGTGATTGTTCATAGACGTATGATACACGGACGTTGTGCGGGTGCCCCGATAAGTCGCGTCGTAGCGTGCCCACGGAGACGAGAGCTATCACCGTCTCCAGAACGACCGGGCGACGTATCCCGTCCGCCAGAACGAGCGGTCGGATCGGCTGAGAGCACTCAGCCAGTCCGTCTTCGGCCACCGTCTGTCGGCATCGTCGCCTCAGACGTCGCTATCGACGGGGCGCGCTGATGGTCGGATTCGAACCCCGTCTGTTCGACGATATCGACCCGGCCGAACGCCCCTCGCTCGCGGCGGCGTTGGTCCCGATTGCGGGGATGATCGTGTTCCTCAGCGTCGGTATCGTCGCCTTCGATCTGGACCCTCAGTTCCCGCTGTTTTGGGGCATCGCGTTCACCGGCCTGTTCGCCCGTTACCACCTCGGACTGTCGTGGGCGGATCTGTACGAGGGCATCTCGGACGGCCTCCTGATGGGCATGAAGGTCATTCTCATCATGTTCACGGTCTACGCCCTCATCGCCTCGTGGATTCACGCGGGGACCATCCCGAGTCTCATGTACTACGGGCTGGATCTGTTCACTCCCGCGGTGTTCCTCCCGGTGACGGCCGTCCTCTCGGCTGTGACCGCGTTCGCGGTCGGGTCGTCGTGGACGGCGGCCGGGACGCTCGGTGTGGCTCTCATCGGCATCGGGTCGGGACTCGGCATTCCCGCACCGATGACCGTCGGCGCTATTCTCAGCGGGGCCTACACGGGCGACAAGCAGTCGCCACTCTCGGACACGACGAACCTCGCTGCGGCGGTGACGAACACCGACCTGTACGAACACATCAACGCGATGCGGGCCGGGACGCTCACCGCGTTCGCGATTGCGGTCGCGTTGTACGCCGCCCTCGGTTTGAGCGCCGCCGGAGATATCCCCGCCGGGCGCATCGAAGCGATTCAATCGGCCATCCAAGGCGCTTACACCGTCTCGCCGGTCGTTTTCTTCCCGTTGATTCTCACCTTCGGGCTCGCGCTGTACGGCATCCCCGCGCTTCCCGCCCTCGGGGCGGGTGTCTTCGCTGGGGTCGGCACGTCGATACTCGTTCAGGGGTCCGGATTCGGCGCGGCGTGGGCGACCGCACAGTCGGGAACCGCTCCCGAAACCGGGATGGAACTCGTGAACGGGCTACTGCAGAGCGGCGGTCTGATCGGCGGCGCGTGGATCGTGACGATAGCCATCGCCGCCCTCTCTCTCGGTGGGATGCTCGACCGGACTGGCGTTCTCGCGGTTCTCGCCCATCATCTCGGACGGCTCTGTCACGGCGTTGCGAGCCTCACCGGCGTCACCGCGCTTTCGGCAATCTCTATGAACATCCTCGCGGCCGAGCAGTACGCGAGCATCGTCGTGCCCGGGATGACTCTCGGAAACCTGTACAACGAACAGGGACTGGAGACGAAGAACCTCTCGCGCGCTATCGAAGCGTCGGGAACCACGACGAGTGCGCTCATCCCGTGGAGCAGCGGCGGACTGTTCATGGCCGGGACGCTCGGGGTGCCCACGCTCGAGTACGCTCCCTACTACTTCTTCGGCTTCCTCTCGCCGCTCATATTGCTGGTCATGGGCCTGACCGGCTGGCAGATCACGTTCAAAGACAGCGCCGAAACCGCGGGGCAACCGTCGCCGACCGGTGGCGTCGAATCGGCGGCGCCGGGCGAGGACTGATACGAACCGCTGTCCACAGAACCTCTCTGAACTCAGGTAGCTCACCTGCGAGTCGATTTTCAATCTCCTCACGCCGACGCGATTTTCCCCAAGCCGAGGCTGACGGCCTCGAACTGCGCTCGATATATAGAAATTTACAAACTGCATAGCTCTCTTTGTGTCTACCTTCTGGTCGCGGGATTTATATCTCGGTGCTGGCATCGGTAGGTCTCTGGCTTGCCGTTGTACAGGAAAAGTAACCCCACCTCTTTCGTAGTTATCTTCTTTCGAAGTCGTCTATATACACTGCCGACTAGACGCCGATGACGGCATCGATGCCTCCGACAGCCACCGCGGTTTTGCCCGAAATACGTAGTTCGGATCTCGTCGCTATCGAGGGCGCGCCGGCTGACTGGCCGCCGTCACCGCGAGTCCACCGGTCACACTCGGGCGACGACTTCTATCTCCACGCGTATCTCTATCGGGAGTCGCGACACTTCGACGGCCGCCCGGGCGGGGTACGGTTCGCTCATGTACTCGGCGTACACGTCGTTGACCGCCTCGTAGTCGTCCATGTCGGTGACGTAGACGTTCGCCTTCACCACGTCGTCGAGCGACGCTCCCGCGGCCTCCAGAATCGCGGAGACGTTGTCCAGCGTCTGTGCGGTCTGTTCGCTCGCGTCGTCCGCGACGACGTCGCCCGTTTCGGGGTCCACCGGTCCTTGGCCCGATACGTACACGCGGTCACCGTCTTTGATACCCTGGGAGTACGGTCCGAGCGCACTCGGCGCGCTCTCGGTCTCGATTTCCTCCATATCTCGGCTATCTCACAACTCGCCATTGAATCTATCGCTCGTCCGGTGCCCGTCCGAAGACGAGTTCGCCGAACTGCGACGGCCGATGGAAGTCCGGAGTCGGCGCATCGACGGGATTCCACGTCGCGTACAGCGCATCGCCACCGTCGCCGAGACGGTGGAAGTTCCCGCGCCAGACGGTCCCCTCCTCGGGGGAGGTCGGAACGCCCGTGAACGCCCGAAGCGTCTCGAACGGGAGGGCCGCCGCGACCCACCACCGACCGACGCCCGAAGACCCCGTCATCGAACCATCGACGGACGTGGCGACGCGAACCGAGTCGGCCAACTCGGGCGATATCAGCTCTCTGTCGTCTCTGTCGGGGCCGAACCCGAGACGGAACGCGCCGACGCAGTTGACCTCGAAGTTGACGTAGTGGGGTCGCCGACCCGGTTCGAGCGTGGCGAACAGTTCCACGCAACTGTCCTCCCACACCGGGCCGTTCAGTTCGCTCGTCTCCGCGCGGACGCGGTCCTCCTCGACGCGGTACTGGAGGTAGAGGGCGTCCTCGTCGTACAGCGACCGAACGACCGCAGACCGCTCCGCATCCGACGGTCCCCACGGGAACTCGTCGATTTCGACCGCCTCGGCGGCCTCCCACGGCGTCCCCTCGACGACGCCGTCGAGCGGAACGGTCTCGTCGACTCGGACGACCCGACACCGCTTCATCGCTCGGTCGGTGGCTCGTCGGCTTGGTAGATTTCGTTCTCGAACGAGGTGGGAAGTCCGACCGTGAGGCCGCCGTCTACGACGACGTTCTCGCCGGTGATGAACCCGGCGCGTTCGGTGGCCAAAAAGAGGGCGGTGTCCGCGACTTCCTCGGGGCGACCGAAGCGCCCGAGCGGATACTGGTCGAGCCAGCGGTCGCGCGCGCTCGTCCCCTCAGAGCGTTCCTCCGTGCTCTCCATCTCGTCTCTGCGGTTCTGCGTCTCGATGGTCCCCGCCGAGATGACGTTCGACCGGACGCCGTGTTGGCCGTAGTGCGTCGCGACGTTGCGCGAGAGGGCGAGAAGGCCGCTCTTGGCTTCGGAGTAGCCGGTCAGCCCGATACCGAACAGACCGTTGACCGAGCCGATGTGAACCATCGACCCGCCCCCCGACGCTATCATCGCCGGAAGCACCTCGCGAGCCACCAGGTACGGCCCCTTGAGGTTGAGTTCGAGCATCGACTGGAACTCGGACTCGTCGCAGCGATGCAGGAGGTCGGCGGACTCGACAGAGCCGCCGGCGTTGTTCACCAACACCTGAACGCCGCCGAACTCGTCGATTGCGGTGTCGACCAACTCGCGGACGTCCTCCGCGTCGGTCACGTCGCACTCGACTGGGACGACGCGCCCGTCGTGTTCGGCCGTAATCTCCTCTGCGACCGGTTCGACGTCGTCGTAGGAGCGAGCGCAGATGGCCACGTCACCCCCCGCGGCGGCGAACGTCGTCGCTATCTGACGGCCGATACCTCTGGACGCGCCGGTGACGATTGCCGGGCGGTCGGCTAGAGAGAGCTCGATCATGCAACTTCCGGTACTCGGGTGGGTGTAAAGAAGATTCCCCTCGCCGGTCGGGTCGGCGGACGTTCCCGCGACGGGACCGACGGCTGGCGGACGGAGTCGCTCGACGCTCGCGTCTCTGTGACTCCTCTGTCAGACTCGGTACGCTTCGACGGCGTCCATATCGACGTCGATGCCGAGACCGGGGTCGCTCGGGACTCTCATTCGCCCGTCGGTGAGTTCGAACGGCTCCGCGATTACGTCGCCCTCCCACGCGTAGTAGGTGGTGTCCGGCGGGAGCGAGAACCCCGGAAGCCCGTGGACAGCGTGGAGAATCGCCGCGGTTCGGACGCCGAGGTCGAACGCGCAGTGGTGCGTGTACGGGACGCCGGCGTCCTCGACGATGGCGGCCTGTTGTCGGAGACCGGCGATGCCGCCCGCGGGGGTCAAATCGAGGACGGCCACGTCCATCGCTCCCGCGTCGATGAGCGACCTGAGGTTGTTCGGGATGTAGGTGTCCTCGTTCGGGGCTATCGGCTGTCGAAGTCGCTGTCGGAGCGTCGCGAGCGAATCGTGCGCGTTGACCCGGATGGGTTGTTCCATGTACTGGAGGTAGATTCCGGCGTCTTCGAGGGCGGCCCCGACGCGGACGGCTTGGTCGAGCGACCAGCCCTGATTGGGGTCCAGTCGGAACTCGAGTCGCCCCTCCACTTCGTCGTGCATCGCTTCGATGCGGGCGACGTCCTGCTTCCAGTCGCGCCCCGCTTTCGTCTTGAGGACGGAAAACCCCGCATCGAGCGCTTCGCGCGCCTTGACCCGCGACTCCTCCGGGGAGAGGATGCCGAGACAGAACGCGAACTCCACTTCGTCGCCGGACGCGGACTCCGCGTTCGCCGCGTCGGCGTTCATCGCCGCCGTCTGCTCGGGGGCGGACGCGCCGCCGAGAAGTTCGTGGACGGGCTTTCCGAGCGCTTTGCCGGCGATGTCCCAACACGCCGTCTCGACTGCGGCGAAGAACAGTTCGACGTTGGTGTACTCGATGAACACCTGCCGCCGGAGGCGTTCGAGTTCGAACGGCGACTGTCCCGTTATCAACGGACCGACGCCGTCTTCGATGATGGCCTCCGTCGCCGCGGCGGAGAGAAAGGTTCGCATCTCCCCCCACCCCGAGATGCCCTCGTCCGTATCGACGCGGACGAGGACGCGTTCCATCGACTCGACCTGTCCGTGGTTGGTGACGTACGGTCCGATACCGAGGCGTTCGTCGAGTTCGATCAGCGGTACGTCGACAGTCATCGCAGACACGTCTGTTATCTGCATGGCTCTGGGTGGTGTGTGCGGTGCAAAGAAGGTACCGCCTGGGCGAACGGCGACTCGCGTCTCGGCTCTCGGTTCGGAGTCGTCGCCTCACCGAGTCGCCGACGCTATCCAGTCGAGCGACCGTTCGGTGAGGAGACCGTAGTTGTAGAAGGACACCCGCGGGACGCCGACGTCGCGCAGTCCGTCGACGATATCGACCACCGTCGCCTCGTCGTGGACGGCGGGGTGTCCGGGGAGGACGCCGACGTGAATCGGAACGTCGGGCGCGAGTGTTTCGACGGTTCGGTAGGCGTCGAGGACGTCCGCGCGGGAGGACTCGTAGGCCGGAACGCAGTAGTAATCGACGTGCTCTGCGAGGCGTTCGAGGTCGGCCCCGGCCATCCACTCCCGCCCGGGGTCGGGCATCCCGGCGTAGTAGCCGAGAGGCGTGTCGCCCGCGGCGGCGGCGATGTCGGCGTACAACTCGGCGAGCGATTCCTCCCGGAGGTCGACGTAGTCGGCGACGGCGGGACGAGAGCGAAGCCACCGTTCCGGGTCGAGTTCGTGCGGGATGCGGTCGGCGACGACGTCGTCTACGGTCGCCGCGGCGGTTTCGCGGACCGCTTCGGCGTCGATTCCCGCGTCCGCCGCGGCGTCCCGGCAGTGGTCGCAGAAACACAGGCCGAACAGAAACTCGCCGAGGGACCCGAGGCGGGCGTGAATCTTCTGGTGGTGCCAGCCGAACCCGGTGCCGTAGAAGTAATCGAACGTCTCCAACTCGATTCGGTCGAACTGCTCGCGAGTGGCCAGATCGGAGACGAGAGCGACGAGGTACTCTCGAACGTCGGGCGCGGTCGGACAGAGACCGAAGACGAGGTCGTCCCCGTGGGGGGATTCTATCGCGACGTCCGGGTTCGCCATTCCCAGTCTGGAGTTGTGACAGCCGACCGTCCACGACGTGAGCGAGATGTCCGTGTCGGCGAGTTCCGCGGCGATATCGTCGGTCCAGTCGCCGTCCATCCCCTCGTAGGGCGTCGGTTCGAGGCGTCCGTATCCGTCGTCGGGCCGGAAATACGAACTCGCGTGCGCGAAGTGCGTCCGACGTTCGGGGTTGTGCGGTGCGAACGCCTGCACGGAGTGGTAGTTCGTCGCCAGATTCAGTTCGTCGACGCCGATACCGCGGAGACGGTCGGCGACTCGGTCGGGCCCCTCGTCACGGACGTCCCAGGGGTACCCCCAGACAGCGAAGTCCATGCGCTCCGTTCGCGCCGTATCACGTTAATTTTCCGGGGCGCCGAACCGAACGAGGAGTCGAGGAGTCCGTTACTCCTTGACCGCCCCGGCCGTCATGCCGGTGACGATGTACTCCTCGAGGAACGCGAAGAGTAGCAAGAGCGGGAGGATGCCGACGACGGAGACGGTGAGCATCATCCGCCAGTCGGTCTGCAGTGCGCCGACCATCGAGAAGACGCCGCGCGGGACGTTGTACTTCGCGTCGTCCGTCAGGAACGTCAGGACGAACAGCAGCCGGTTCCACGCGTAGAGGAACGTGTACGTGATGCTGGCGACGAGCGCCGGTTTCGTGAGCGGCAACACTATCTTCGTGAGTATCTGCAGTTGCGAGGCGCCGTCGATGCGAGCCGACTCCTCCAGCGACACCGGGATAGTCTGGAAGTAGCCGTACAGCATCCAGACGTTGAACGGCAGGGTGAATGCCGCCGCCGGGATTATCACGGCGAGATAGCTGTTGAACAGCCCGAAGCTGGTGATGACGTCGAACAGCCCCACGATGAGAACCACGGGGGCGAACATCTGCACGACGAGTACCGCTAAGAGGAACGTTCGCTTCCCCACGAAGTCGTTGCGCGCACACGAGTACGCGGCCGGAATCGCGAGCAGCAGGGTGAGCGCGACGGTTCCGAGAGAGATGAGGAAGCTGTTGGCTATCCAAAGCAGCACGTCAGTCTGGGTCCACACCGCGAGGTACGCCTCGAACGTCGGATCGGCGGGAAAGAGCGCCGGCGGACTCGCGAACATCCCCGTCTCGGTCTTGAGCGTGCTCGAAAACATGGTGTAGAACGGGAACATCATGAGTCCGAGCAGGGCGATGAGGACGCCGTAGACGCGGACCTTTCGGAGTCCGGACTGCTCGTGACCGGCGAGCGTCACAGTTCCTCACCTCCGCTGGTGTAGGTCCGAAGGTAGATGACGGCGAACACGAGGAGGAACGCGAATCCGATGACGCTGTAGGCGGCGCCCTCGCCGAGGTTGCCGTTTTCGAGCCCCACCTGGTAGATCCAGATGACGAGCGTCGACGTCGAGTTTATCGGTCCGCCGCCGGTCATCGTCCAGATGACGTCGAAGCTGACAAACGTCCAAATCGTCGAGAGTAGCGTCGCGATGAGGATGACCGGCTTCAACTGCGGGAGCGTGATGTAGCGGAACTGGTGCCACTTTTCGGCGCCGTCTATCGCCGCCGCCTCGTAGAGTTCCTGGGGGATGGACTGCAGTCCGGCCAGGAAGATGATAGCCATGAACGGCGTCCCTATCCACACGTCGGCGGCGAGGACGCCGAGCCACGCGATGTCGGGGTTGCCGAGGATACCGATGCTTTGCTCTATGACGCCGAGTTTCAACAGGACGGCGTTGAGGTAGCCGTACTGCGGGTGCTGTATCCACCGAAACACCACGGCGGAGATGGCGTAGGGGATTCCCCACGGGATGAGAAACGCCGTCCGGAAGAACTTCCGTCCGCGTATGTCGTTGTTGAGATGCACCGCGATGAGAAGCCCCAACAGCGTCTTCCCGAGGACGCCGAGGACGACCCAGCGACCCGTCTGCCAGAGCAGTTGATAGAAGATGTCGCTGCCGATGATGCTCTCGTAGTGCTGGAGGCCGACG
Proteins encoded in this region:
- a CDS encoding Rid family detoxifying hydrolase — protein: MEEIETESAPSALGPYSQGIKDGDRVYVSGQGPVDPETGDVVADDASEQTAQTLDNVSAILEAAGASLDDVVKANVYVTDMDDYEAVNDVYAEYMSEPYPARAAVEVSRLPIEIRVEIEVVARV
- a CDS encoding carbohydrate-binding family 9-like protein, yielding MKRCRVVRVDETVPLDGVVEGTPWEAAEAVEIDEFPWGPSDAERSAVVRSLYDEDALYLQYRVEEDRVRAETSELNGPVWEDSCVELFATLEPGRRPHYVNFEVNCVGAFRLGFGPDRDDRELISPELADSVRVATSVDGSMTGSSGVGRWWVAAALPFETLRAFTGVPTSPEEGTVWRGNFHRLGDGGDALYATWNPVDAPTPDFHRPSQFGELVFGRAPDER
- a CDS encoding SDR family NAD(P)-dependent oxidoreductase, whose protein sequence is MIELSLADRPAIVTGASRGIGRQIATTFAAAGGDVAICARSYDDVEPVAEEITAEHDGRVVPVECDVTDAEDVRELVDTAIDEFGGVQVLVNNAGGSVESADLLHRCDESEFQSMLELNLKGPYLVAREVLPAMIASGGGSMVHIGSVNGLFGIGLTGYSEAKSGLLALSRNVATHYGQHGVRSNVISAGTIETQNRRDEMESTEERSEGTSARDRWLDQYPLGRFGRPEEVADTALFLATERAGFITGENVVVDGGLTVGLPTSFENEIYQADEPPTER
- a CDS encoding mandelate racemase/muconate lactonizing enzyme family protein gives rise to the protein MQITDVSAMTVDVPLIELDERLGIGPYVTNHGQVESMERVLVRVDTDEGISGWGEMRTFLSAAATEAIIEDGVGPLITGQSPFELERLRRQVFIEYTNVELFFAAVETACWDIAGKALGKPVHELLGGASAPEQTAAMNADAANAESASGDEVEFAFCLGILSPEESRVKAREALDAGFSVLKTKAGRDWKQDVARIEAMHDEVEGRLEFRLDPNQGWSLDQAVRVGAALEDAGIYLQYMEQPIRVNAHDSLATLRQRLRQPIAPNEDTYIPNNLRSLIDAGAMDVAVLDLTPAGGIAGLRQQAAIVEDAGVPYTHHCAFDLGVRTAAILHAVHGLPGFSLPPDTTYYAWEGDVIAEPFELTDGRMRVPSDPGLGIDVDMDAVEAYRV
- a CDS encoding carbohydrate ABC transporter permease; translated protein: MTLAGHEQSGLRKVRVYGVLIALLGLMMFPFYTMFSSTLKTETGMFASPPALFPADPTFEAYLAVWTQTDVLLWIANSFLISLGTVALTLLLAIPAAYSCARNDFVGKRTFLLAVLVVQMFAPVVLIVGLFDVITSFGLFNSYLAVIIPAAAFTLPFNVWMLYGYFQTIPVSLEESARIDGASQLQILTKIVLPLTKPALVASITYTFLYAWNRLLFVLTFLTDDAKYNVPRGVFSMVGALQTDWRMMLTVSVVGILPLLLLFAFLEEYIVTGMTAGAVKE
- a CDS encoding carbohydrate ABC transporter permease, whose product is MGLAEQYTDSPPDSRLERGLTYLWRHRRAYLLIAPAGLFLLSVVGYPIFETFRLSLYESPANSVVETYVGLQHYESIIGSDIFYQLLWQTGRWVVLGVLGKTLLGLLIAVHLNNDIRGRKFFRTAFLIPWGIPYAISAVVFRWIQHPQYGYLNAVLLKLGVIEQSIGILGNPDIAWLGVLAADVWIGTPFMAIIFLAGLQSIPQELYEAAAIDGAEKWHQFRYITLPQLKPVILIATLLSTIWTFVSFDVIWTMTGGGPINSTSTLVIWIYQVGLENGNLGEGAAYSVIGFAFLLVFAVIYLRTYTSGGEEL